The window GTAAAAACAAATGGAGAGGATCACAAGAGAGCACTATAGATAGAATCATAGAGATAGGTTATACATAGAAAAATATATCAATCCGATCTTCAAAACCAGTTAAAAAGGTaggcaaaaggccaaaaaaaaaaaaggatactCTCCTGTCTCAACAAACCCACTTCATATACCTCTCTTAAAACCTTTCAGACGTTCTCTCCTTCCAAACATCCAACACAATGTGAAGTGCAGCAAACTCCAAAAGGCATGGCCTCTCTCACGAAAGGCACCTGCTGCCCATGAATCTATGGGTCTCACCATGTTGGGAGGAGAAAACCATGACAGCTGGAAGCATCTCAGACAAAAGCATGTCATGACACTACTGGGAATCCTCAAGGTACTGTGAATGGGGAGCCAAAAGATGAATAATGTGGATGTTTGTTTTTCCAAtcattttgttggtttttttttaacgtAAAAACAACCCAAGAATCTCAGGTGAGAAGTGTGATAATCCGGAAGGACTGAACTAGCTGGTGAGATGGCAAGGGGCAGATATTATGTTTCAAATAAGTGTATCGTACCACTTATTCCTTCTAAATATATGGTAAAACAGTACTCAAGTTTCCCACAGACAACACATTTCACTTTTAAGCGGCAACATGAAAATCTCGTCTCCTGCTATCATTCTTACCAGAAATTtgggtttttgttttatttctatagCATAAGAATGCTATTAGAATTGTGATTTTCAGGTGCCACAAATATCtatattataaaatttaaaaaaaaaataaaattctaactCCTTGTGTTCGTGTCCCAACAAGTTCATCATTTTCTGGTGAACAATGTTAACAAGATCCAATTGGTCACCTAACAATTTTtacaaaacaattaaaaaatgaaaagataaaTACTGTATTTTCCATCCAAactattgaaaaataaaaaacagagagaCCACAAACCCTACCgcaagagaaaaagggaaaagaaagttCTGATCACCCACattttcaagtttcaaaatGCTTTCCGAGAGAGATACAATCTCATGACGGATAAAAAATCCAAACTTCAAAATTGCACTTTATTTTGTGATACGAGGTTTTGAAAATTCACGCCAAGGAACACgcaaaaggaaagaataaaatagaatcaCGAACAAGAACTCGGAAGCAATAACAACAACGAAGAAGTAGAGGGATGCTCACTCAGTCGATCTGAAAATAAGAAGGTACCTGTCTGGATCTCGATAAGAGACGAGAAGCTAACGCCATGATCGGAACTTCTCTGCTTCGATCTTTGAGACGAGATAGGTTTTGGTCCGATGAGTTTTTGCCTGTGATAGTTACTGAGAGGGCTTGTATTGTAAGCGTAGTGCTTCCGCCCTTGATGTACCCGACGAAACATAGAATCACCACTCCATACAAAAGTCCCGTTATGCCCCTACGACTTGGAGAAGTTGTTGACTTTGACAATCAGATCAACGatcaagaataagaaaataaatgaacGGACAAGATCACTTAATCGGGTCAATGATTTagccttttttttggggggggggggggtcgaaAATGATTTAGCTTTTTCGTTTtatgagagaaaaataaaactacaaGTTACCAGAGTGTACATATACAGCATTCTTAGCCATATTCCTAGCTAGAGTAATACAAAACTAGTTGTCATCCTTAACAATATTCACATCCTGTGTGTGGTCAGATATATATAaacagtctataaatagggtCCACGGTCATAAGCATTTGGTAGGAGATGGAAGAGCATCAATAACGAACTGGTTGTTACTCCAAACTTTCTTAATATTCAACCCAATGCTGGCAGCGTGGTCGATACCTCTACGGCTCGCAAAAATGATTGTTGTTAACTCGTCCATGGCTTGCAGAGTTCCTGTATCAAAAAACTTAATTCTGccatttatcaaaaagaaatagGACCATCCTGCTAGGTTTAGCCCCGTAAGACAGTATCCTGCACAAATCAGAACAGGGAAATTGAGCAAGGGTAATTTAAAGTCATAAGCACTAATGGAGATAGGTCCAATGTCATCTATTACAaccggagaagaaagagagggggggagtAAATTCTGATCAACGATCCATTTTTGAGTGCATTGGAGCACCCAAAAGGGATCAGGCAAATGTACACCATAAACACCATGATTCCTTGCcgtccaaataaaataacaggtAATTAAAATCACACCAAATATCCAAGAGACCAAATGTTTATCCATCCTGAGATGATTTAGCTTTTTGATGGTTTAACTTTGAAggtgtgaagaaaaaaaatgtagctAGAGTAGTTAGATCCTCTTTATCAACCAAACCCTAATCACAATGCATGTacgataagggtgtcaattggttcagttttggtttttggtttgattttgatttagaTACAACATGTGAAAATCGAATAAGAGCATGTATTTttaatcaaaatcgaaccaacattttgatttgatttttaactcCAATTTATACTCAAGTTACGTCATATTTTAGGTGTTTGTGCAAAACTTTTACATCTGTACAACATAAGAAATTAAGAACCCTttgtttgttatagtcataatcctttaaatttttttttcaaatattaaaataaaataatatttatcATCTATGATAATTaaaacattattaaaaaaataatataatttattagaTTTTTTATACAATTCAAAAAATGGGTAATTCGACGGTTCGACTAACAGTTTCAATtatgaaaccgaaaccaaactaaCCGATGAAAGATACcagattttgaaaccaaaacaaaactgttaattcgatttgattttaaacgattaattttgatttcaatttcttaatCTACGATAGAGATAAAGAAGATAAAACGAAGGGACAAGATTATTAAATCAAGTCAATGATTCGGGGAAATGAGAAATTTGTGCCTGTTGCTGCGGTGTTGCCCATCAAATGATGTTTACCTTTAAAAGTGCCACCAACGCAACTGGTAAAATACTCTATGTCCAAAGTGGTTAAATCCACTATATCATCTAACCCTAACCTTGTATCAGGTTGTAAACTGTTGTCTGCACCATGCCTTTATAGAAGACACTTGGCAAGCCTGGTGGAGGCGTGGAGCCCAAATTTGCCCACAAGTAGGCTCCAACCTCCTATCTCGAATACTATGTTTCACCCTAACCCTGACCTTATTGCCacaattatattttttatttcttttttattggtgCTAAAATTCAAAAATCCATCTAATGCCTACTTCTATCATGTGATAAATTGGATTGGATTACAATTTTATGGACAAGTAAACCCGCGGGCTCCATTTGATTCTAAGGGAaattaaagagaagggaagtaaaattttcatacttaaaaagaaatttttataataattatTCCATGTGACATtatcactaactccaaattatttcatatttggttattaaattccaccttactttgcatccaattttctttggttgtaaacccaaaaaacaaaaaaaaaatctctttgatttaaaatgtaaaataaaaattacatgtaaaatgtatcattattaaaaatgatgagaaatttaaaaaatttacaatCACATGaggtaatgattataaaagtttctattttagatttaatatttttttcttcccttccctttaatttcccttgcaaacaaacggagcctaaggTTCCTACATGTTAAAGTTTTAGTTTTAACAGAATTGGCGATGTTGCAAAATAGATCATTAAAAGAATATAGATAGTTGATAGAGGTGCAAGGGATGACGggttgccgaaataggtataaCTCAAGGAAGATTTCATCAGAAATAGGAGAGAAAGGGCAGTCCCCTAAGAGACTTGGAGGAAAGGATTCAGTTATTATTCACCAATGGTGAGGAGAATATCTTCTCATCATGGAGGTCTAACCCTTTGATTAGCATGGGAAAGATAATTTCAACCTCATACAATGTGGGGTGGATAGGAATCCAATCATAGGATCACATCACTAATGTCAAAGGAATTCTATGTTCCCATAGGTGAAGGACAACTTAATCCTTGAGGAAATAGCCTCATTTGACAAGAGATGATGTACATTGTGGACTGAGAAATGGGGCATGGTCCATTGGTCTTTTGCAAATTTCAACCACTCTACATTATCACCATTGgaggaagaaatcaagttgTCTCATCCCCTTCAATGGTCACTGGTTGAAGGTCCAGCTCTGAGGTCAAGCCAATACTCTTCCTTAGAACCGACATATCTCACATATATCAGGATGAATACTTTGGGATGGAACGGCATTTACACTGAATAACCAACACAACATGACCTTAGACTATAATCCCAAAACGTGAGCAATCCATAGTATGGCTTTAAGAATCAGTATCGGATCAACAGAATCGGTCGATCCGTAGCGGTATTAAATGATCACATGGCAGGAAATAGGCCCATCAACTATGAGCCAAACTTGATAGGATTTGAACCATTCTTTTTCCTGTTAGTAAGGTGGAGAAACGAACCAAAAATTCTCATTATTCATCATCAATTGGATCACAATTTGTGACCCAAGATTCTATTTTATCATCAATCCAATCaccattcttttttgtttgatcTCTGGTATAGCAGCCCGTGCCGTAGTAAAAATTTCATACATTTGATCATTTGCAACCGCTTCAAGCCCTAATGGAATGGACATTTTAGGTTTAATCCTTACCATGAGCTGCTTAataaaaggggggaggggggaggggggagggggaaaactGAGCCACAAAATCACCAAAGACAACCATACATTTTGATTCATAAGTGGATTTGTGAAAAGAGTTTCACAAATATCATTCCATATCTTAATTCCAAATTTAACATATGAAACAAGGATATATCATTGAAATCTAATTTACAAAAGCATAACCACTGTATGATAATTAGGTTCAGTGTATACGATTTTACATCTCTGCGGCAAACGAAATACCACAACCACAAGTTTGTGTGGCATTGGGGTTCTTAAATAAGAATCCTCCGCCAATAAGTGCATCACTGAAGTCCAGTTGCATTCCATACATGAAAAGGAGGCTCTTGGGATCACAAACTGCAAAGtagaaaaatcacaaattaaagATAATGAGGCTTATGTAAACCTTCCAACTCAGAAAAATGGACTGCACATTTAACAGGTAGAATCAGAGACTGCACTACCACCATACAAGCAATGGAGAGTTTTTATTCAAACGACAGGGGACCCTAATTAATAACAACGTAATATCAAAAAGAATTtgggccgggggggggggggagaataaATAAATCGCATCGAAAATCACAGATTAAATCTTAAACTTGCAACAGTgaactatatatatttttactattttcatATCGGTCAATATAAACCAATCAAAGGACCAGTTTAAGAATTTTACAGACAAATATCTGCTGTTCCACTATCATGTATTGTTTTTAAGTATTTCACTGTGAAGAATAAGAGACAACATAAGTGTCAGAGAGTGATTAGGATCATAAAAATCTAGTACAATGAAGTGTTCATGCAATGTAGCCAATACCAAAATTGCACATTCTTCCCATGAAACACTCAGAGTTGACTGCTCAAAAGAAACTAATCTTGAATTTCATAGCTCTCCAATGGATTTACCATAGATGACATTTGCATCATCAGAGTTCAAACATTAGCATGTTGTACTTGCTTTCAGTGACCCCTCATAGGCCGCAAATTACCTTAATGCATGCTGATACCATTTCCTGAGTGGTGTTGTTTATGGTAGTAACCAGTCTAAGGCCTACACCTACAGCCTTTTCAGTTTACGAACCAAATTAAGAGAATTTTATTGCATTTGGAAGCATCTTCCCAtccccttcaatcaaaatctcCTAAAATATTCTATGTAAATTCTCATTTGTAAACAATAAAGTTAATCCCAAGTGACTTCTTCCAGTTCTCAACACATACCAAAGCCACATATTTCCCCCATCACAATATGATGCCCTATCCTTAAATGGTGAATAGGACTAGAGCATGGCACTTGGGGAACACCTGGTTTGACCTCTACAAGCATgattcatgaaaaaaaaaattgtataagAGGtgcaaacaaggaaaataacTTAAAGAAAGTGGGGAATTCAAGTATTAACTATTAACTACAATAccttaaaatatgttttttcaAAGTGGACAATCTTTGAAGAACAAAAGGAGTACATGGACTGTGATGCTACTACCCTATAGCACAGTAATCAACATAAGAGGGGAGTCCTATGATGTTAAGGCCACCAGAAGCAATAGCTTAGATTTCTCTTAtcaatattattatattttttaggcAATTTTTACAGCTTAGATTTCTCTTATCAATTAATTATGATATTGTTGAGGCAATTATATGTTCTTAACAAAAATTGATAAAGCTAAACTTCTTTCAAGTGCACCATTTGGTAGGTCTATCTTGCACTAGAATGGAATACCAAATTTAGATTCAGATATTAGAAGTGAAATTCAACCAGTGTTTTTAGTGGACCTAAATGAATCTCTTGTGTGCTTGATAGATATAATTAGTGAGCAATGACAATTTCTGTGTAAACAATTTATACTTGGAGGTCTCTGTCTCCCTTAgacaaccccaaaaaaaaaaaaaaaaaacagaacactCTTGAACATTTGGACTGACATGCTTGTTTCTTGATACTTGAGCAGTACATATCTAGCTTTAAATTCGAAAGCTCCTGTGTGTTATATGTACTGAACCACAAAAGCAAATAAAATCAGTACATGGAGGCTATGAAATTTAAGTGGCTATGGAAATTTATTGATTTCAGTACCGATTTTACTACTTAAGATCCATCAAGAGGAAAAGATAATGAAACAAACATAGATCCCTACCAATAACAAATCCGTCGTATTCGATGACTGAGTCATCTGGTCTtgcattttctctcttctcaaactcCATTGTGTAAGACATGCCAGAACATCCACCCTGTTTGACTCCAACTCTTAAGCATAAATCTTCATTCCGCTCAGACCTCATCTTATTCAAATGCTTCAGCGCTTTGTCTGTCAGGGAAACTGCAGGTGTTAGCCCCCCAGCGGTTGATGGGGCTGAAACATTCAAATAGGTAATTGTGAGTATGCTAAAGGTTCTTTTCTCAGGAAAGTTGAGGGAAAATTCTCAGAAAACTATGACTTCTGGTTTTCCTCAAAATGTAGCAGGAAATTTAAAGCTCAAGCAGTAGTAAACAAGCACAGAGACAAAAAAGCAAGAGAAACACAGACAAACACTAGGAAGAAAGAACACGACGGAGTCCATTTGTGCAATGATGACTAAATTTGGCAAAGGAATTGGTgatagatgaaaaaaaaaaaaaaaggatggctattacaagcaaaggaaaaatattttctagCATGCTCTATTTCCCATTGCATATGAAACCCTCCCCTTCAACCATGTTCAGGCCTTAAGGATGCAGTGGCCAATCAATATCGCTTAGATAATTGACCAGTTACTGTCATCAGTGATGAGATTCTGGACCTTACCTTGTAGGAGTTGTTTACTCCAGCAATGTCAATTGCTAAAGTTTCAGGTCTTTTATTAATAAATGGCCACACAAGAGAGCTTTTTTTATGCCATACGGGAGGGGGATTCATGCTCAAACTAGACACGAGAATCTAGTTTAACCTACACTGATTCAAAACGATGCACAAATCAAGTTCCAGGTTCCAACCCTCTTTATGCGTGCTATCTGCCCAACAGAAACACAGCAGGCAACTTCTGCCATGATAATTTCTTACTTCCAAAACTTTATACAAAGATAcagaatgaacatataagaACGAGGATCATCACAGAACTAAGGCTAATTTAGAAACTCTTGACTGATTATATACTGGTTTTTGCGAACAGCCTATGAATCTGATCTTTAACAATAGATAGAATAGCAATCAAAAGTCAAACAAATTATGAAACGATGGAATCTAACGCATCTAAGTACACTCAAGAGCCTTCAACCCCTTATATATGACTACATAATAAGATTGCCAATTCTCCTGAATAAGCAACCAATACTATAAAAAAATACTGCAAGCCAATTAGTACGTCATAATAGCAGAGAAAGCACAAATATAAAAagttaaaccgggttttgattttggaaaCAACTAGTCTGAGCAGAATCAAGAGCTATAACACGGGTATAATATCAAACAGAACATGAGCATATCATCAGGCGCCACAAACACTAAAAAGAAGGTTGCCAAAGGAAACTCTCCCATAATATAACAAATAAATGATGAAAACATGTTTAAGAATCaaccaagaaaagagaaggggatgggaaaaaaaaaaggaccaatCACTACCTGTGACAGAACTTGATCGAATCGAGATGGGTTTCCCACGATTGAGATGTACGGGTGAAGATCTAAACGAAATTGAAGACGACGATCGAGGCAAAGCAGAAGAAGAATTCGTGGGCAGACGACAAAGCGATGGGCAGTGAATGTGAAAGTTCGCAGAGAAAGCCATTGAGAGAGGGGAGACACAGAAGCTCCAGGCGAAAATTCTTATGGAGGGTTCATGAAGCTGAAACGTTTTGTTTCATTGGACCATTTGGAGGGGAAATAACTGTGTAGAGCACATAAGAATGTCGTAGTTTATTTGAAGCAACGGATGTAGAGATGGGATTCTAAGGGTCGTTGGATTCTCTTTGGGTGGGCCCGGTCACCGGTTGCCTCATTAAGTAAATTTGTAACGCTTCACAGGATAGATTTTCCCTATGGATACATTTGGTCCAATGTTTTAGATATGAGgtcctaatttttattttatttttttttctgaaaaatgAGGTCTAACAATCGAGGAAAAAAAAGATACTTTGGTCCCTAAGAGTCTGTTTGGTTAGGTATGTAGTGAGGTGAATTAATTTGAACAAAAGCAACATAGAAAGTTTTATAATTGTTGACCGGCACAATCACGACCAagggaccaggatcctctgcaaTACCGGTGGGGCAGCGGTGCACATTCGACGGTACAGCAAAGGCCAGGTGATGgtacacatggcctctgctgtgccgccAAATATGCACCACCACCCTGTCggtactacagaggattttaatacatGACCACAACCATGAATCCACGTTGAGCATCTCATCTTACTTTTAATGGCAATTTAGATCAAAGTCACAAGtttgagggtattttggacattcaTAAATAAAGGCGAGGGTAATTATTCTAAGTTTCTACCTACACGGTTTATTGTGCTACAAGTTACAACTAAAAAATATTCCATTTTGCATTGTCGACCAATGATTTTTTTGACAAATAAAATCGTAGAAAATTTTGTTGGTTGACGGTGCAACTAAAGGAATGTCTGAGATGACCTTAAACTCGTGCCCTTGTgtccaaaatgcccccaaaagcAAGCCCTAATTTGAAATCGTGTGTCAACCAACGATCCCTCACCaataaattttgggtttttaataATTACCATTCCAAAAACTTTCATATCTACTAGTACCCTCTCAAAAACTTTCAAATAACTGCTActctcccctgttgcatactaatcaCTAAGTGACCCGcaccgttacagacccgtaactGAGGGGATTAGTAGTGATACTATGCTGTTGTCACAAAATTTTtaggacaaaaatgccctttcGGAGTGgcaattgtaaaaaaccctgatgGCAAATAAACTAAATGGCACtcaccccatcaccgtcccttctcctcctcctcctccttcttcttcttcctcctttgcaaCCCCAACCGCCCCGATCAATGATGCCATCACCACCTGGCGTACTCCGGCTTCCTTCGTCTCGTTCACTATGTACTTGGTCCCATCATTACTTCGCTCTCTACATGGGAAATCTGGTTTGAGCTGCATCATTAATTCGCTCTCTTCCTTCACTGAATGACCAGATCAGGCTAGCTGCATTGGTGTAATAATCTCCAAACTAACCTGATCTGGTGATTCAGTGAAGGAAGAGAGCGAATTAATGATGCAGCTCAGCCCCTCCACAAGCGGCAAATCAGGCCATATTCAGCTTGGCTAatgtttggagtttggactagTCCAGCCATCTGGATCTTGATCCATAGTATAATGTCAGATGCTTTTAGAAGATGCTGTTTTGAGTCTTGACATATTGTTATTAGTGGTTTTGAAGAAGAATATTAATGATTTCTAGATAAAAGCTTGTGTGAGAAGTCAACCGGTATCTGTTTATATAGAGGTAACAAGTGAATAGACTCAGTCCTATGTCTTTTTTCTGACGTGATTGTAACAAGTTCACAACTCCATAAATACTTGTGAGAAATGCAACTCCACATGGCCTTGTGGATTCAAATTCTTGTTTGCAAGGACTAATATATTACACTTGTTGTTGAGTGATTCCCCCCCAATCACAGGTGTGGGGGAGCCTTGTATCAATCCACTATAGTGATTCCACAGCAAGTGCATTTTGTTGAGTGATTATGCAAGATCCAAAGTGAGGTTTTGCAGATTTGGCACTATTCTTTCAAGCAGTGCTATGAAACTAAAAGATATGAATCCATCTTTGAGGGATGATGAGATCTTCTTTCTGTAATGTTGCTGACTGCAGATTAGGTGGTCACTAGCCAGTGACCTCCTGTCCTGCATCAAATCAACATAGTTTAGGTGACTTTTCATTCAGGAGATCGATGACTCTGATTGTGCTGCTTAATACAAATATGTTACTTTGCAATGGTGAGAGGTCTTGTGCTACTCCAGTTGATTGGTATAAAGATTGTGCAGAGGGCGATTTGATCAAGAAAAATGGTGGAACCGGCTGTGAATGGGACCAAGTACATAGTGAACGAGATGAAGGAAGCCGGCGTACGTCCGGTGGTGATGGAGTCATCGATCGGGGAGGTtagggttgcagaggaggaagaagaagaaggagaagaagaaggagaagaagaaggagaaggaggaggaggagaagagacggTGATGGGGTGAGTGCCATTTAGTTTATTTGCcatcagggttttttacaattaccacccaaaagggcattttcaTTCTAAAAATTCCATGACAACGACACagtatcactactaaccccctctgttacgggtctgtaacggtgggggtcacttagtgattagtatgcaacaggggagggtagcagttgtttgaaagtttggggggggggggtcatagtagatatgaaaatttttgggatggtaattgtaaaaaacccataaacttttcttcaattttcataTGGTTGAATTTGTTTCAGTGACTTGTAAGTTTAAATACTatatttaatgtaattttatgGGAGGAGAGAACGATGCCAGAGTGCCAGGCTGCATCGCTCCTGCACAAGCGCAagaccaatgagagtgcatacggggggcatccaacaagggtgTGATTTTCCATTTTATGGGGGGCGTAGGTGGTCATGTTGCCCTTCTTGCATCTAGGCACAGGCGCCATGCAGCCTGGCAGTCCTTGTGGATGATTCATGTGGTTTTTGCTCCCATCAGGCTGAGTCCTTCTGGCATCTGTTTATCTCATGTGAGTTCTTCCAAGAGAATTTGGGCTTCTGGCCCCGTGGGCTTAAGGTCTCAATTGGTTTCTGCTAACTCTTTTTGGGGATTTCCTAGCTTCTCTCAACTCTCTCTGAGAAAACTTCTATCATTGGCATTGTAAGTATAACCTGCTACTTTCTCTGGTTGCGAATGGGCAAAAAGCAAGAAGTATGGTCTGATGCTGAAATCAGTGATTCTTTACAGATAACAAATCGCATATTCATATCGAACAGAAAACATTAAAGGGCATTAATATTTGGCATGGCAATGAGTGAATCAATAAATATATTTACTATATTGTAcaggtttttttatttcatcacctCATTTTTAACTGTAGATGTTTGTTTCCATCGAACTTGTAGCTCGATACTTCTTCTCTGCCACCTGTTTGCTGCCCTAccatgaaaattaaaagatttgtGATCTCACAAAATGTCACATATTATGATATTCTAGATGATCCTTCAAGAATCTATGAGAGAAACTAAAAAATTTCCCATCAATAAGTCCTACTAAATAAAACTTTTTCGCAACGAATAAATGCTTGAATCAAACTTATCCCCACTACAAACAGAGCACCTCAAATCTCAGATGAGATTTGGTTGTACATGTCGTGATGATGCCAGAGAAAAACTAGATTCCACACAGCAGTCCTAAATTTCTAAACCTGCTCAACCATATAGCTGATGTATTATCTCCAATCTTACTTCCTAGTCAACCCACAAGAGGCTTCATCTCCAACACAACCAAAAGGAGATTTATATCTCTATATAggtaaaaataaacaaaatttggCCTCACTAGTTGAACATTTATCTGAATATAAATACATCGCTCTCGCTTCTTTGGAACAGCTCTAAAAACCATACTGGCCTCTTCCACAACTGGAGTGGAGCCATCAAAATTAAGCTGATTAGAAGGTAAGAACTACCAAACCATGGAATATCATCCCTTCAGCTACTGACACTTGCATCCCTGCTTAGATAAGTTCTCTGTCTGCTATGATCATTCAACAAAACTAGGTAGAGTGGATCTTGGGATGAAAGGTGGGCAAGATGCATGACTATGAAGGCACATGTTGTGAGACTGCAAATTGGAGCAAAAAAATATTAGTAATAAACTCAGACATATGACAAATGCTATGGAGGACATTAAATAGAACCAAATACATAAGTAAATCGCGacttatttgaaaaaaaaaattgccagAACAAACATAGTTGATGTGGTGGTGGCAGCGTCTTCTAAGGAGGCAACTGGGAGGAGGGCAGAGGTTTGTGAGATgggtgaagaagatgaagtaaCTAAAGACGACCTGGAGACTTTTGAAGCCCCGGGATCTGGACCAGCTGGTTCTGTTCTTCCGATCTGGAACCAAGCAGAGATGCTAGCGGGGAGCGGCACCACCATTGGTAGTGTTGGAGGTGGGGCCCACCTGGGGAGTTCTGCAGAAGCACTGATTGAATTGGTGGTGGTGTTGCCAAGAGTAATTGTTGGAGTGGCGATAGATGAAAGGAGAGACG is drawn from Telopea speciosissima isolate NSW1024214 ecotype Mountain lineage chromosome 1, Tspe_v1, whole genome shotgun sequence and contains these coding sequences:
- the LOC122641133 gene encoding iron-sulfur assembly protein IscA, chloroplastic yields the protein MAFSANFHIHCPSLCRLPTNSSSALPRSSSSISFRSSPVHLNRGKPISIRSSSVTAPSTAGGLTPAVSLTDKALKHLNKMRSERNEDLCLRVGVKQGGCSGMSYTMEFEKRENARPDDSVIEYDGFVIVCDPKSLLFMYGMQLDFSDALIGGGFLFKNPNATQTCGCGISFAAEM